One stretch of bacterium DNA includes these proteins:
- the fliI gene encoding flagellar protein export ATPase FliI translates to MINLSKYKETIEKTTSFKEIGQVTHIIGLVIEADGPPSSIGDLCYIYPKMNEPPVLAEVVGFKEDKVLLMPLGEMEGLKPGSTVINSGGAIKIKVGSELLGRVLDGLGNPLDEFGSLKTNKVQSTKAEKINPLTKIKVRDSLSMGVKAIDSLITIGKGQRVGIMAGSGVGKSTLLGMLARNSKADMNVIALIGERGREVSEFIENSLGTEGLSKSVVVVATSDQPSLVKIKAAHVATSIAEYFRDSGRDVLFMLDSVTRIAMAQREVGLAIGEPPATRGYTPSVFALMPKLLERSGNSDKGTMTGLYTVLVEGDDFNEPVSDTVRGILDGHILLSRQLAQKNHFPAIDVLGSISRVMIDVTSKEQIESAGKIRNLLATYEKNVDLINIGAYIKGTDAKIDRAIKLNEEINNFLKQSIKEKIDFTETVNKLIELSNKL, encoded by the coding sequence ATGATAAATCTTTCAAAATACAAAGAAACAATAGAAAAAACCACTTCCTTTAAAGAAATTGGACAGGTTACACACATTATAGGTCTTGTAATAGAAGCGGATGGCCCGCCTTCTTCTATTGGAGACCTTTGTTATATTTATCCAAAGATGAATGAACCTCCTGTATTGGCAGAAGTAGTAGGATTTAAAGAAGATAAAGTCTTGCTCATGCCTCTTGGAGAAATGGAAGGACTAAAACCAGGTTCTACAGTAATAAATTCAGGTGGCGCAATAAAAATTAAAGTTGGCTCAGAGCTTCTGGGACGGGTTTTAGATGGACTCGGAAACCCTCTTGATGAATTTGGATCATTGAAAACAAACAAAGTTCAGTCCACAAAAGCTGAAAAAATTAACCCTTTAACAAAAATAAAAGTTAGAGATTCTCTTTCAATGGGAGTGAAAGCCATTGATAGCCTAATAACCATCGGAAAAGGCCAAAGGGTGGGAATAATGGCAGGAAGCGGCGTAGGAAAAAGTACTTTGCTGGGAATGCTTGCCAGAAATTCCAAAGCGGATATGAATGTTATCGCTTTAATCGGGGAAAGAGGAAGAGAAGTAAGCGAATTCATAGAAAATTCCCTTGGAACAGAGGGTTTGAGTAAATCGGTAGTAGTAGTCGCTACTTCTGACCAGCCGTCACTTGTAAAAATAAAAGCTGCTCATGTTGCAACCAGTATTGCTGAATATTTTAGAGATAGCGGACGTGATGTTCTCTTTATGCTGGACTCCGTAACTCGTATTGCAATGGCTCAAAGAGAAGTAGGGCTAGCAATAGGAGAACCTCCTGCCACAAGAGGATATACTCCTTCAGTATTTGCACTTATGCCAAAACTTCTTGAACGTAGCGGCAATAGCGACAAAGGTACAATGACAGGGCTTTATACAGTTCTTGTTGAGGGGGATGACTTTAATGAACCTGTTTCTGATACAGTAAGGGGCATTTTGGACGGGCATATTTTGTTATCAAGACAACTGGCGCAAAAAAACCATTTCCCTGCAATAGATGTACTGGGAAGCATAAGCAGGGTAATGATAGATGTAACATCAAAAGAACAAATAGAATCAGCAGGAAAAATCAGGAATCTTCTCGCAACCTACGAAAAAAACGTTGATTTGATTAATATAGGCGCTTATATAAAGGGTACTGATGCTAAAATAGACAGAGCAATAAAATTGAACGAGGAAATTAATAATTTTCTCAAGCAATCCATAAAAGAAAAAATTGATTTTACCGAAACAGTAAACAAGCTTATAGAAC